A segment of the Cricetulus griseus strain 17A/GY chromosome 6, alternate assembly CriGri-PICRH-1.0, whole genome shotgun sequence genome:
GCACATATTtgatccatttctttctctctttttttttttttagaaatgaaacAGGAACTTAACTTTTATATATTAAGTACAGAAAGAAATCGGTTGCTGAAGTCTAAAAGCAAGGAGCATGTTCAGAGGCTCTTAGGATAAAGGCAAGCCGACAGGATGAACTTCACTGATAGACAGACGCACCACTTGGCTGAGGTGGGGGTAGCAAGGGAAAGCTGAACCTCCGTGTCTGCAGGGGTAATGCAGCAGGCAGGaggctgggaaggaaggaagtagatGATGTGGACTTTGCTGCCTAGGATTCCGAGGCACCTCTGAGCCCTCCTGTTCTATAACTCAGGGTTCTATGGCTCAGGGTTTCTACCTTATAATGTTAGGCTTCATCTTCAGGAGGCTTCAGGAGCTCCTCTAGTGTTTGTACCTCCTCACTGGTGATATCCGCACAGTAGGGCTCCACAGAGGCCCAGAAACTGTTGGGAGCGTCATTCTTGGGGATCCGAGGCACGTCAATTGGGTCATCAGTAAATTCATATTCCTGGATCTTTGGCTGAACGTTTTTGGATTTGGGTCGTCCTGGGCCAGGGCCTGGTCCAtgccctgccttcccttccaGTTTCTGCTTCTTGGGCTTCCCATGTTTGGGGGGAGCACCAAGTTCATGGTCTCGACCCAGCTTCAGGAATCGTCGGTCACCTTTCTTATCCTGCCAGTCAGTAAGGATCTGGGTTTCAGCTTCCAGTACACGCAGCCGCCTGCTTGCAGAGGACAGCAAGGTCTCAAGCTCCAGCTGCAGAGTGTCCAGCTCCTCAATACCAATGCCATCGTCCTCGGAGCGGGCCAGTACTGCCGTGTACCGGGGACAGACCTTCAGGTGGTCCACAGACTTGAAATCATGGAATTGCAATGGGCAGTCCTTCAGTTCACTCATGGCCCAGGAGATGGGATTCTGTAAAACTCCCTGGAATGTTCTGAGGATTAAGAGGTGATGCTTCTCAGGTGCCCAGTTCAGTGCCTGGCACAGAAGtgcccatttctttctctttatcacTAAATTCTCTAGTAGTTTCCCTCCATGTCATGTAGTCTACAAACCACTTTGTACCCTGACAATCCACACGTGATTTTAAAATGCCTAATATTTAGCTTTGTTTCTCTCCTTAAAAGTTCAGCATTGTAAAGATTATATACATGGTGTCAGTGACTCCAGAAGGAACAGGAGACATATTTTCTTCCCAAAAGTA
Coding sequences within it:
- the LOC100765315 gene encoding transcriptional adapter 3-like isoform X2; translated protein: MSELKDCPLQFHDFKSVDHLKVCPRYTAVLARSEDDGIGIEELDTLQLELETLLSSASRRLRVLEAETQILTDWQDKKGDRRFLKLGRDHELGAPPKHGKPKKQKLEGKAGHGPGPGPGRPKSKNVQPKIQEYEFTDDPIDVPRIPKNDAPNSFWASVEPYCADITSEEVQTLEELLKPPEDEA